The sequence TCAAATGGTGCACAAACTCTTTTAAAAGCCCCTTATCATCGCTACTGGGAGCTATCCGATAGAGATGCTCATCATACGCTAAAAGTTCGATATTCCCCTCAGCGCTATCAATCTCTATAAGAGCGTTTTTTTTCATCGCTTCAAACTCTGTATTGGGTTGTTGAGCAATATTTAAGACAATTTTTTTCTCTTCTGCACTCTGTTTTACCTTTTCTCCTTGGGCAATTGGGTCACTGAGTGCTAAAATCATCAACCATGCCGCAATAAAAAAAAGGATATTTCTCTCTTTTAAACTCCATGTGTTATCGTTAACCCGCAATTTATCGAGGATATTATCACTAAAATCGTGTTCATGAAGCGGTTTTTGAGACATCCATAAATAAAATAAAATCGAGATAGGAATCCCCATCCAAAAGAAAAATTCGCTATGTTCAAAACTCATAGCAACCCTTTTTGATTTCGTCCATAGAGGTAAACAATCATCGCCATCAACCCTAAAAAGAGAGGATATGCATAAAAATGTTGTGACATGGGATGGGAGGGTTCAATCAAAAGCGGTTTGTGAATAGCGCTTTCTTGTTTCATCCATTCTCGCCAATTATCTTGCGGTACCATAGAGTTTTCAATGTCATGGGGGAGAGAGTGGATAACATATTTGGGGTTATCGGAAAAAACCACAATCCAGTTCCGCTCATTGGTAGGAAAAAAAGATTGAATCGTATAAGTGATAGAGGTGCTTTGTGTGGTGTAGGGGATTTGTCGTATCATCGATAACATTGCCTCATGATCGTAACTCAGAGGAAGTTTGATAGCGGGTGGAAGATAGAACGCGATTTTATCATACGGACGAAGGGCACACCATTGCTCTAATTGCTCAATTTTTTGCGGCGTTAAAGAATCACACACTATCAGTGTCGAATACCCCTCGAACTTGATTGGTTGTTCAATATCCTTGATCGGTGACATACCAGCAACAACCAACGATGCAATCATCACCCATTTGGATATCCACATCCACGCAGGTTTTTTCACCCCTACGTTTTGAAAACGCTCCAGATGGGGAAAATAGAGGGCCGAAGCGCGCAAAGGGCAAAGATTATCACACGCAAAAAAAACAAACAGCAAAAAACTCAGTTTCGGAAATTCGAAATAAATCCCCTCAAACATCAACAATACCTAAATAGAGATGGTAATATCCTAACGTCTCCTCATCAATCATCTCTACTTTTGGAGCATATTTATAGGGCTCTAACCGCTCAAAGAGATTATGAAATGCTTTTTCGGTTCGCTCATTATCATGTGCAAATACTCTCCCAAGCTCACTCATCGCATACGCCGCCCGTTTCGGTTCACCCAAATCAATCGTAGAGAGTTGCTCATATGCAAGACGCCGAACCGATTTTTGACGATGCCGAAGATACTTTAACCCCACAATGAGGGCGGTAATAATCACGACAATAACGACCAAAATAAGTGCAATAAAATAATAGAACGAATAATCGTGTATCTCCGCCAATGGTGCGATATCATTCACAGGGATATTAACCATCTGACTCATACACGCCCCTCAAACAGTCGTCTCAAAGTGACGATAGCATTGCCGTTGGTATAGAGTTTCGTCGCTCTCACCCCTGCTTTGCGAAACGACTCAAAGAGTTCGATATCATGCCCTCTTACCCGCTCCCGATACCGCTTGACACTGTGTCCGTTAAAATCCCCCTCCAATACCGCACCGCTCTCAGGATCGATAAGTGTGGTGTAGCCCATCGGGCTCGGATTCTCTTCGACCAAATCACGGACGACGAGTGCAACCACCTCATGTTTACGTGCCAAAAGACGCAAATCGGGTATCTCGAAAAAATCGCCGATTAACACAATCAAAGAACGGCGAGCAGTTCGACGATAAAGCTCTTTTACCGTATGGTTCAAATCGACACGGTGATGCAGTATCTCAGCATCCAGAACGCTTTGCGTCGCCTGCTGAACCGAAAAACGTTTTTTGGCGGGACGAATCTCGTTTCGCAATGTTTCCGAATAATTGGC comes from Sulfuricurvum sp. and encodes:
- a CDS encoding DUF58 domain-containing protein, yielding MQNSRQILIKARRQIIGDRIGNNPSMFRGEGFDFIELREYMSGDDTRHIDWNVTAKMGKPYVKVFREERELNVLTVALLGGGLHFGSEKFKIESVAEAVALIGYSAVANGDVFAHANYSETLRNEIRPAKKRFSVQQATQSVLDAEILHHRVDLNHTVKELYRRTARRSLIVLIGDFFEIPDLRLLARKHEVVALVVRDLVEENPSPMGYTTLIDPESGAVLEGDFNGHSVKRYRERVRGHDIELFESFRKAGVRATKLYTNGNAIVTLRRLFEGRV